A genomic segment from Saprospiraceae bacterium encodes:
- a CDS encoding DUF3098 domain-containing protein, translating to MFEMTYGWAQYKWMLIGLGFIALGLILMSGGWMPSPDVWDESIIYSSRRLVLAPICMIIGLGLQIYAIFKLD from the coding sequence ATGTTTGAAATGACCTATGGTTGGGCTCAGTATAAATGGATGTTGATCGGATTGGGATTCATTGCCCTGGGTTTAATCCTGATGTCCGGAGGCTGGATGCCAAGTCCGGATGTTTGGGATGAAAGCATTATTTACAGTTCGAGACGCTTGGTGTTAGCCCCCATTTGTATGATTATTGGACTGGGCCTGCAGATTTATGCAATCTTTAAGCTTGATTAG
- the ribD gene encoding bifunctional diaminohydroxyphosphoribosylaminopyrimidine deaminase/5-amino-6-(5-phosphoribosylamino)uracil reductase RibD: MDKVQAEKYLAYCFYLAEQGSGSVSPNPKVGAVLVYDGRIIGEGYHQQFGKAHAELRALESVKPEDVHLISKATLLVSLEPCNHYGKTGPCTELILKNKIPELVFSNFDPNPLMAGKSIRLLEQAGVKILGPLMEHEGHQVIREYVCNVANQRPYVILKFAQTADYFLGKTNTRTKISSFASDLCVHRWRSEVDAIIIGKNTLEIDNPLLTTRHWAGKNPVRIVLARIARDQRLKWNAFNKDATTYDLDDLGLEDAYSVENLLAKLFDLRLGIVMVEGGAQIFSFFQKSGIWDEARIITNKELKIGEGLAAPSIRGHLMKSITLDKDIIHYIAKNRPY, translated from the coding sequence ATGGATAAAGTACAGGCTGAAAAATACCTTGCTTATTGTTTTTATCTTGCTGAACAGGGTAGTGGATCGGTCTCGCCCAATCCAAAAGTTGGCGCTGTATTGGTGTATGATGGGCGAATTATAGGAGAAGGTTATCATCAGCAATTTGGTAAAGCACATGCTGAACTCAGAGCACTTGAATCGGTTAAGCCAGAGGATGTTCATTTGATTTCAAAAGCCACTTTGCTGGTAAGTCTTGAACCTTGTAATCATTATGGGAAAACCGGACCGTGTACGGAGCTTATACTTAAAAATAAGATTCCAGAATTGGTGTTTTCGAACTTCGATCCCAATCCATTGATGGCTGGAAAAAGCATTCGTTTATTAGAACAAGCTGGTGTAAAAATATTGGGTCCTTTAATGGAACATGAAGGCCATCAGGTCATTCGGGAGTATGTGTGCAATGTTGCCAATCAAAGGCCCTATGTAATTCTGAAATTTGCACAAACAGCGGATTATTTTTTAGGCAAAACCAACACGCGTACTAAAATCAGTTCGTTTGCAAGTGATCTGTGTGTTCATCGCTGGAGATCTGAAGTGGACGCTATTATTATTGGAAAAAACACTTTAGAAATTGACAATCCTCTTTTAACCACCAGACACTGGGCGGGGAAAAATCCGGTCCGGATCGTTTTAGCCCGAATTGCTAGGGACCAACGTTTAAAGTGGAATGCATTTAATAAAGACGCCACAACGTATGATTTGGATGATCTTGGCTTGGAAGATGCGTATTCAGTAGAGAATTTATTAGCAAAGTTGTTTGACCTCAGGCTTGGAATCGTAATGGTCGAAGGAGGAGCTCAAATCTTCAGTTTTTTTCAAAAATCAGGTATCTGGGATGAAGCCAGGATTATAACGAACAAGGAATTGAAGATTGGGGAAGGGCTTGCAGCACCTTCAATTCGTGGTCATTTGATGAAATCGATCACATTAGATAAAGATATCATACATTATATCGCGAAAAACAGACCATATTAG
- a CDS encoding aquaporin yields MKKLIAEFIGTFFLVCTIHLCVLNGQTNLMPLAAGFMLMAMIFAGGHISGAHYNPAVTIAVFLRGKCSATDVPTYIFAQLLAASIASLLVNSFLINKMGSGLDLSSNALQAILAEALGTFALCWVVLNVASSKDTEGNSFYGIAIGLAFAACGFSFGGISGGAFNPAIAFSLGISQISGFNNLWIYFVGEFLGAVLAAYVYLFVNGKD; encoded by the coding sequence ATCAAAAAACTCATTGCTGAATTTATTGGAACCTTTTTCTTGGTTTGCACCATTCACCTGTGTGTTTTAAATGGTCAAACCAATTTAATGCCTCTGGCTGCCGGCTTCATGCTGATGGCAATGATCTTTGCCGGGGGACATATTTCAGGTGCCCATTATAATCCGGCAGTGACCATTGCAGTTTTTCTCAGAGGAAAATGTTCAGCAACCGATGTTCCAACCTATATATTTGCTCAATTGCTGGCGGCAAGCATTGCGTCCTTGTTGGTAAATAGCTTTCTGATTAATAAAATGGGAAGTGGATTAGACTTATCCAGCAATGCATTACAGGCTATACTTGCTGAAGCATTGGGTACTTTTGCCCTTTGTTGGGTCGTCCTCAATGTTGCCAGTTCAAAAGACACCGAAGGCAATTCGTTTTATGGTATCGCCATTGGTTTGGCTTTTGCAGCATGTGGATTTTCATTTGGCGGGATATCAGGCGGTGCTTTCAATCCAGCCATTGCATTTAGTTTGGGAATTAGTCAAATTTCAGGTTTTAATAACTTGTGGATTTATTTTGTTGGTGAATTTTTAGGCGCTGTATTAGCCGCGTATGTGTATCTTTTTGTAAATGGAAAAGATTAA
- the gldA gene encoding gliding motility-associated ABC transporter ATP-binding subunit GldA, which translates to MSIQLHNLTKIYGTQLAVDHISFSAGKAEIVGFLGPNGAGKTTTMKMICGYLQATEGEIKVCGMDITEYPIEVKRKIGYLPEHNPLYKDMYVREYLLFFAKLLKIANPKKRVEDCIELTGLSIEQNKRIGSLSKGYRQRVGLSQALLHDPEVLILDEPTSGLDPNQLMEIRQLIRRIGNQKTLLLSTHIMQEVQALCDRVLIINKGKLVADEPIGALLQMQKHKRIISIEFASQVDVSQLSKISLVESVQKVSEYKFLIHSAAENDIREELFKICAKNSWTILEMKEEKSSIESVFNQLTTSK; encoded by the coding sequence ATGTCTATTCAGCTGCATAATCTTACCAAGATTTATGGTACACAGCTTGCGGTTGATCACATCAGTTTTTCAGCCGGTAAAGCTGAAATTGTTGGATTTTTAGGCCCTAATGGCGCTGGAAAAACAACAACCATGAAAATGATTTGTGGTTACCTGCAAGCCACTGAAGGAGAAATTAAAGTCTGTGGGATGGACATCACCGAATATCCAATTGAAGTAAAACGCAAAATTGGATATTTACCGGAACACAATCCACTCTATAAGGATATGTATGTTCGGGAATACCTCTTGTTTTTTGCAAAACTTCTAAAAATTGCAAATCCTAAGAAACGTGTAGAAGATTGTATTGAACTTACCGGCCTTAGCATAGAACAAAATAAGCGGATTGGTTCGTTGTCAAAAGGCTACAGGCAACGGGTGGGACTTAGTCAGGCCTTATTGCACGATCCGGAAGTACTGATATTGGATGAACCTACCAGTGGCCTGGATCCAAATCAACTAATGGAAATCAGACAATTAATCAGACGAATTGGAAATCAAAAAACCCTGTTGCTATCTACCCATATCATGCAGGAAGTGCAGGCTTTGTGTGATCGGGTTTTAATTATCAATAAAGGAAAATTAGTTGCGGATGAACCAATCGGCGCGTTGCTCCAAATGCAAAAACATAAACGCATCATTTCAATAGAGTTTGCATCCCAGGTTGATGTAAGCCAGTTATCAAAAATCAGTTTAGTTGAATCTGTGCAGAAAGTATCGGAGTATAAATTTTTGATACATTCTGCTGCCGAAAATGATATCCGGGAAGAATTATTTAAAATTTGTGCTAAAAATTCCTGGACCATTTTAGAAATGAAAGAAGAAAAATCCAGCATTGAATCTGTATTTAACCAACTAACAACTTCAAAATAA
- a CDS encoding DUF4340 domain-containing protein, whose amino-acid sequence MRRNAIYFLVVLFIVLGGLAWYGLNKPDEKMSAILADRDFAIKDIDDVGKIFLAGRDTTPNTLELINGTWMINAKYKANPNAVKNLLETLRDIKMQSIPPKGHIKGIMEGLAVFGIKVEIYSRKLEKLKTYYVGSGTHSEYGTYFYMENGQQPYIMEIPHFSGNVRERYDLSELDWRDRSVMDVDYQDIEAVQVSYLDEKSESFTIRKIENSLKLYDFTNQEISLNSKAKKTVENYLKEFPDVGAEAIQNDHPQRKLLEELEPFCTIEIKRLSNANPLICKFYPIEIDSVGEASQEVKQTHLKRAEFFRMHVIRSDGDFLLVQYPVVEKLFRTRQSFQ is encoded by the coding sequence ATGAGGCGCAATGCAATTTATTTTTTAGTTGTCTTATTTATAGTCCTTGGTGGATTAGCCTGGTACGGATTGAACAAACCGGATGAAAAAATGAGTGCCATTCTTGCCGACAGGGATTTTGCAATTAAAGACATTGATGATGTAGGCAAAATATTTTTGGCTGGAAGGGATACAACACCCAATACCCTTGAATTGATTAATGGGACCTGGATGATCAATGCTAAGTACAAAGCAAATCCAAATGCTGTTAAAAATTTATTGGAAACATTGCGGGATATTAAAATGCAGTCCATACCACCCAAAGGCCATATTAAAGGGATTATGGAAGGGCTGGCCGTTTTTGGAATTAAAGTTGAAATTTATTCCAGGAAACTCGAAAAATTAAAGACCTATTATGTAGGATCTGGAACGCACAGTGAATACGGTACCTATTTCTATATGGAAAATGGGCAGCAACCTTATATTATGGAGATTCCTCATTTTTCAGGGAATGTAAGAGAACGCTATGATTTAAGTGAGCTTGATTGGAGGGACCGCAGCGTTATGGATGTAGATTATCAGGATATCGAGGCAGTACAGGTGAGTTATCTGGATGAGAAATCAGAGTCTTTTACAATACGTAAAATTGAAAACAGCTTGAAATTATATGATTTTACAAATCAAGAAATTTCTTTGAATTCAAAAGCAAAAAAGACGGTTGAAAATTATCTTAAAGAATTTCCGGATGTTGGTGCAGAAGCTATCCAGAATGATCATCCTCAACGAAAACTGCTTGAAGAATTGGAGCCATTTTGTACCATAGAAATTAAGCGATTATCCAATGCAAATCCATTGATTTGTAAATTTTACCCTATTGAAATAGATTCGGTAGGTGAGGCATCCCAAGAAGTTAAACAGACTCATTTAAAAAGAGCTGAATTTTTCAGGATGCACGTCATACGGAGCGACGGAGATTTTTTATTAGTGCAGTATCCGGTTGTAGAAAAATTATTCAGAACGCGTCAAAGTTTTCAATAG
- the truB gene encoding tRNA pseudouridine(55) synthase TruB has translation MQLTKDTISQADFASGCLILVDKPYGLTSFKVVHKLRSRISDRNKTKLKIGHAGTLDPLATGLLILCTGKMTRQIDSYQALVKEYSGIITLGATRPTFDMESPINEVFNWNHIQSEQIELVRQGFLGEQWMTPPIHSAVQIQGKRAYELARKGLEPQLEPRLICIDSLKVDSSNLPELRFNVVCSKGTYIRSLANEFGKRLGSGAYLAALRREAIGDYSVDSAWNLEELLDLLN, from the coding sequence ATGCAGTTAACCAAAGACACCATTAGCCAAGCTGATTTTGCATCTGGTTGTTTAATTTTGGTAGACAAGCCTTATGGACTTACTTCCTTTAAGGTGGTTCACAAACTGCGCAGTCGAATTTCAGACCGCAACAAGACTAAACTTAAAATTGGGCATGCAGGCACCCTCGACCCATTGGCAACAGGTTTATTGATTCTATGTACCGGAAAAATGACCCGCCAAATTGATAGCTATCAAGCTTTGGTAAAAGAGTATTCCGGCATTATTACTTTAGGGGCTACCAGGCCAACTTTTGATATGGAAAGTCCTATCAATGAAGTGTTTAACTGGAATCACATTCAATCGGAGCAAATCGAATTGGTAAGACAAGGCTTTTTAGGCGAACAATGGATGACTCCACCCATTCATTCGGCTGTTCAAATTCAAGGCAAACGTGCCTATGAATTGGCTCGGAAAGGCTTAGAACCCCAATTGGAACCCCGTTTAATTTGTATCGATTCATTGAAAGTAGATAGTTCAAATTTGCCTGAATTGCGTTTTAATGTTGTTTGCAGTAAGGGCACCTACATCCGAAGTCTGGCGAATGAATTTGGCAAGCGACTGGGTTCGGGTGCATACTTAGCTGCCTTGCGCCGGGAAGCAATAGGCGACTATTCAGTGGACTCTGCTTGGAATCTGGAAGAATTGCTTGATTTATTGAATTAA
- a CDS encoding glycosyltransferase, with product MRIIITVTTDIHYDQRVCKIANSLTNAGHSVEVIGRQKVKLEPRIDLFQKRWIQCWFNRSFLFYAEFNVRLFFSLLFKSCDAFLACDLDTLLAAGLVAKIRNKKLIFDAHEYMEESVELRKKKWISSIWSFIGKLTIPWTDERITVSDSLADELKAKYRLPFHVIRNLPYFQDIKPNDHPQKIIWYQGALNEGRGLDLVLECLLELPDYRFHLAGTGDLEEHLKNRTQQLGLENRVQFFGRLSYQEMLSHARNAFVGIDLLESDSKSYWFSLSNKTFDYMQAMLPSIQMNFPEYQQIQKQFKTNILLDELSRNNVIDAIVKFENTEFYFGCKKSCNLAKQTFHWKEEEKTLLPIFSK from the coding sequence ATGAGAATTATCATAACCGTAACAACGGATATTCATTACGACCAACGCGTTTGCAAAATAGCTAACAGTTTAACAAATGCCGGCCATTCGGTTGAGGTAATCGGAAGGCAAAAGGTAAAATTGGAACCCCGGATTGATTTGTTTCAAAAACGATGGATTCAGTGTTGGTTTAATAGAAGTTTTTTATTTTATGCTGAATTTAATGTAAGGCTTTTTTTTAGCTTGTTATTTAAATCATGTGATGCTTTTTTGGCTTGCGATTTAGATACCTTATTGGCGGCAGGTCTGGTCGCAAAAATCAGAAATAAAAAATTAATTTTTGATGCACATGAATACATGGAAGAATCAGTTGAACTTAGAAAGAAAAAGTGGATTTCTTCTATTTGGTCTTTCATAGGTAAACTTACGATACCCTGGACGGATGAGCGGATCACGGTATCTGATTCATTGGCCGACGAACTAAAAGCTAAATACAGGTTACCGTTTCATGTAATCAGAAATTTACCCTATTTTCAGGATATTAAGCCAAATGACCATCCACAAAAAATCATTTGGTATCAAGGCGCATTAAATGAAGGGCGAGGGCTGGATCTGGTCCTGGAATGTTTGCTTGAATTGCCGGATTATCGTTTTCATCTGGCTGGTACCGGAGATCTGGAAGAACATTTAAAAAATCGCACACAACAATTGGGATTAGAAAACCGGGTACAGTTTTTTGGTCGTCTGAGCTATCAAGAAATGTTGAGCCATGCACGAAATGCATTTGTAGGTATTGATTTATTAGAATCAGATAGTAAAAGTTATTGGTTCTCTTTAAGTAATAAGACTTTTGATTATATGCAAGCGATGTTGCCATCGATTCAAATGAATTTTCCGGAATACCAGCAAATCCAAAAGCAGTTTAAAACCAATATATTATTAGACGAACTATCAAGAAATAATGTTATCGACGCGATCGTGAAATTTGAAAATACTGAATTTTATTTTGGATGTAAAAAGTCCTGCAACTTGGCAAAACAAACCTTTCATTGGAAAGAAGAGGAGAAAACCTTGTTGCCAATTTTTAGTAAATAA
- a CDS encoding ABC transporter permease subunit — MWTLATREIRSFFSSLIGYMVIGIFAIIMGLILWVFPDFSLLNYNYAGLDQLFSLAPMMFVFLIPAITMRSFSEELQNGTLEILLTKPLHEYEIVLGKFIAALCLVGIALIPSGLYYFSIYQLGSPVGNIDSGSVLGSYIGLLFLSAGFTAIGIFCSSLFKNQIVSFLCALCLCYLIYFGFFYISKLPVFFGKTDDIIQQLGMDYHYNSMGKAQLLLSDCIYFISLAGFFIFLTVETIKSRNF; from the coding sequence ATGTGGACTCTGGCAACACGTGAAATCAGAAGTTTTTTCAGTAGCCTCATTGGCTACATGGTGATTGGAATTTTTGCAATTATTATGGGCTTGATTCTTTGGGTCTTTCCTGATTTTAGTTTGTTAAACTATAATTATGCTGGCTTGGATCAATTGTTTTCTTTGGCACCCATGATGTTTGTTTTTTTAATTCCAGCCATAACCATGCGTTCATTTTCTGAAGAATTGCAAAATGGTACCTTGGAAATATTATTGACCAAACCACTCCATGAGTATGAAATAGTACTTGGGAAATTTATTGCTGCACTTTGTTTAGTTGGAATTGCATTAATTCCAAGTGGTTTGTATTATTTTTCAATTTATCAATTGGGATCGCCAGTTGGCAACATTGACAGCGGTTCTGTATTAGGATCTTATATTGGATTGCTTTTTTTATCGGCAGGTTTTACCGCAATTGGAATATTTTGTTCCTCTTTATTTAAAAACCAAATCGTTTCATTTTTGTGTGCTTTATGTTTGTGTTATTTAATTTATTTTGGTTTTTTTTATATTTCAAAATTGCCAGTATTTTTTGGTAAAACCGATGATATCATTCAGCAATTGGGTATGGATTACCACTACAATTCAATGGGCAAAGCACAATTGTTATTATCAGATTGCATCTATTTTATTAGTTTGGCCGGCTTTTTTATTTTTCTTACTGTTGAAACCATTAAAAGCAGAAACTTCTGA
- the gldG gene encoding gliding motility-associated ABC transporter substrate-binding protein GldG, translated as MAFFVKLERSVRILLVLGILIFINIIASLFNASVDLSEDRRFSLTPASIHTIQNINDNIYIRVLLDGEFPAGFKRLRQGVNDLLFQYKKRNGFISFEFENPNEGSVEEINKRRENLSKDGLVPINLQVRSGTEKNEQLIYPYAIFNYGERKIAVSLLENVPELDQEENLNNSISQLEYKFSNAIDKLLHPEKKNVLLTSANGELPTEETKAIETLLRPFYNVGRINLDSVYQIKKEADVLIVNKPTKLFSERSKFILDQYIMNGGKVIWFVDALKMSLDSLATRSEFIPEPQDLNLGDLFFKYGFRIESNMVLDMECSRIPQVIGKVGDKPQIELFSWYYFPIPAPRTNHPIVNNIDRILMDFPASIDTLKTKQVVRKIPLIVSSNYSRFQLAPAKVSFDILRYKPEPEKFNKPNLIMGLLLEGTFNSAFENRVEESMLQSLKSIQAEFKSSSSETKMIVVSDGDVLKNYYDFSTNKFSTLGYSKFEKTTYNGNKEFFLNSIEYLTNRENILEARSKQYKIRLLNQVKIDQERSFWQVLNLGLPLVILILFGIGNTYWRKNRYTKNTA; from the coding sequence ATGGCATTCTTTGTAAAACTGGAACGAAGTGTAAGAATCCTATTGGTTTTAGGAATTCTTATTTTTATTAATATCATCGCATCCCTTTTTAATGCATCCGTCGATTTGTCAGAAGATCGTAGATTTTCACTTACACCTGCGAGCATTCATACTATCCAGAATATCAATGACAACATTTACATACGGGTATTATTGGATGGCGAATTTCCTGCAGGATTCAAAAGATTGAGACAAGGGGTTAACGATCTGTTGTTTCAATACAAAAAGAGAAACGGATTTATTTCATTTGAATTTGAAAATCCTAATGAAGGATCTGTGGAGGAAATAAACAAACGCAGAGAAAATCTTTCGAAAGATGGTTTGGTTCCAATAAACTTGCAGGTACGCAGTGGGACAGAAAAAAATGAACAGTTGATTTACCCTTATGCGATATTTAATTATGGCGAACGAAAAATAGCAGTGAGTTTATTAGAAAACGTTCCCGAATTAGATCAGGAGGAAAATCTAAACAACAGCATTTCACAGCTTGAATATAAATTTTCAAATGCTATCGATAAACTATTGCATCCTGAAAAGAAAAATGTATTATTGACAAGCGCCAACGGTGAATTGCCAACAGAAGAAACCAAAGCCATTGAAACCCTTTTACGCCCATTTTATAATGTAGGAAGAATTAATTTGGACAGTGTGTATCAAATTAAAAAGGAAGCAGATGTTTTGATTGTAAATAAGCCAACTAAACTATTTTCTGAACGGTCGAAATTTATCTTGGATCAATACATTATGAATGGTGGCAAAGTGATCTGGTTTGTGGATGCACTTAAAATGAGTTTGGATAGTTTAGCAACGCGAAGTGAATTTATTCCGGAGCCACAGGATTTGAATTTAGGGGATCTCTTTTTTAAGTATGGTTTTCGGATTGAGTCAAACATGGTTTTGGATATGGAATGCTCCAGAATTCCTCAGGTAATTGGCAAAGTTGGAGACAAACCCCAGATCGAGTTATTTTCCTGGTACTATTTCCCAATTCCGGCACCTCGAACCAATCATCCGATTGTAAATAACATTGATAGAATCTTAATGGATTTTCCTGCAAGTATTGATACATTAAAAACAAAACAAGTTGTCCGAAAAATTCCTTTAATTGTATCTTCTAATTACAGTCGGTTTCAATTAGCACCTGCAAAAGTAAGTTTTGACATATTGAGGTATAAACCGGAACCTGAAAAATTTAATAAGCCCAATTTAATTATGGGATTGCTTTTGGAGGGGACTTTTAATTCTGCTTTTGAAAACAGAGTCGAAGAAAGCATGTTGCAATCCCTAAAATCAATTCAAGCGGAATTTAAAAGCAGCAGTTCGGAGACCAAAATGATTGTAGTATCAGATGGGGATGTGTTGAAGAATTATTATGATTTTTCTACCAATAAATTTTCAACACTGGGATATAGTAAATTTGAAAAAACGACCTACAATGGGAATAAGGAGTTTTTTCTCAATTCCATTGAGTATTTAACGAATAGGGAAAATATACTGGAAGCAAGATCCAAACAATACAAAATCAGATTATTAAATCAAGTCAAAATTGATCAGGAACGAAGTTTTTGGCAGGTATTGAATTTAGGACTTCCTTTAGTTATTTTAATTTTATTTGGAATCGGAAATACGTATTGGCGTAAGAATCGTTATACTAAAAACACAGCATGA
- a CDS encoding RecQ family ATP-dependent DNA helicase, whose translation MDPLEILQKYWSYPDFRSPQREIIDSILSGKDTVALLATGAGKSICFQVPALCLPGVCLVISPLIALMQDQVARLKELGIQAAAIHSGMHWKEMDAILSRARYGDLKLLYLSPERLETKDSLDAIQSIPISLIAVDEAHCISQWGHDFRPAYLKIATIREFTKAPILALTATATQKTREEISLHLKLINPAVFETSFRRANLSLLIYEEEQKMEALLHFLKPIQESAIVYSRNRRQTIDLAQFLVQSGISARGYHAGLSATDRNQIQKDWIANRTQVVVATNAFGMGIDKPDVRLVVHLDLPQGLEEYFQEAGRAGRDQKKSYAVLLYNQQDINRLQQQWIDQFPDEDYIREVYRCLALHYEIPEGAITNESFDFDILEFSKRFKFKPLICLNALKILEQNERIALTEGILSPSRLQIIADIETLNSYRNRDPKLDLLIQALLRNYEGIFSVAVQIQEQSLVSICQLDLEKIIQLLKYLHSEQLIDYHPAGNKPQVLFINTRIRSTVLTINKVLYQQQKERMKIRIQWMLDLLNTNKCRQVFISMYFGQESGSDCGMCDNCLAKKLGKPDKQLYLKWKQLILDELNTKPSMTYREILHLFPINKKSWVESIVQDMILEQDLIRQHELIRLNPNRNPPA comes from the coding sequence TTGGATCCACTTGAGATCCTTCAGAAATACTGGTCTTATCCGGATTTCAGATCCCCACAAAGAGAAATTATTGATTCAATATTATCAGGCAAAGACACTGTTGCACTTTTGGCAACCGGTGCAGGAAAATCAATTTGTTTCCAGGTTCCGGCCCTTTGTTTACCCGGAGTTTGTTTAGTTATATCCCCGCTCATTGCATTGATGCAAGATCAAGTGGCCCGTTTGAAAGAATTAGGAATTCAGGCAGCGGCCATTCATTCTGGTATGCATTGGAAAGAAATGGATGCCATATTATCAAGAGCCCGCTACGGTGATTTGAAACTATTATACCTTTCACCTGAACGATTGGAAACCAAAGACAGTTTGGATGCGATCCAGTCCATACCGATCAGTTTGATTGCAGTAGATGAAGCACATTGCATTTCTCAATGGGGGCATGATTTTAGACCGGCTTATCTTAAGATCGCAACAATCAGGGAATTTACAAAGGCTCCCATTCTTGCATTGACTGCAACCGCAACGCAAAAAACAAGAGAGGAAATTAGTTTACATCTAAAACTAATCAATCCTGCTGTTTTTGAAACCAGTTTTCGTCGTGCTAATTTGTCCTTGCTTATATATGAAGAGGAGCAAAAGATGGAGGCACTCTTACATTTTTTAAAACCGATTCAAGAAAGTGCCATTGTCTATTCAAGAAATCGCAGACAAACCATTGATTTAGCACAATTCCTTGTCCAATCAGGAATATCTGCAAGGGGTTATCATGCAGGCCTATCAGCAACAGATCGGAATCAAATCCAAAAAGATTGGATTGCAAATAGAACCCAGGTGGTCGTTGCAACCAATGCATTTGGGATGGGTATTGATAAACCAGATGTGCGACTGGTAGTTCACCTGGATTTGCCCCAGGGGCTGGAAGAGTATTTTCAGGAAGCCGGTCGGGCAGGTCGGGATCAAAAAAAGTCGTATGCAGTTTTATTATACAATCAGCAAGACATCAATCGCTTGCAGCAACAATGGATTGACCAATTCCCAGATGAAGATTATATCCGTGAAGTATACAGATGTCTTGCCCTGCATTATGAAATTCCTGAAGGTGCCATAACCAACGAATCTTTTGATTTTGATATTTTAGAATTCAGCAAACGCTTTAAATTTAAACCGCTGATCTGTTTAAACGCATTAAAAATTTTAGAGCAAAACGAACGAATTGCACTGACTGAAGGAATCCTTTCACCTTCCCGGTTGCAAATCATTGCAGATATTGAAACACTGAATTCTTATCGGAATCGCGATCCTAAACTTGACCTATTGATTCAGGCTTTGTTGCGAAATTATGAAGGAATCTTTTCAGTTGCTGTACAAATTCAGGAACAAAGTTTAGTTTCAATTTGTCAATTGGATCTTGAAAAGATAATTCAACTATTAAAATATTTACATTCAGAACAGCTTATTGATTATCATCCTGCCGGCAATAAACCTCAGGTGCTTTTTATTAATACGCGAATCAGAAGTACGGTACTTACTATAAATAAAGTGTTGTATCAACAACAAAAGGAACGCATGAAAATCAGAATCCAATGGATGTTGGATTTATTAAATACTAACAAATGCAGACAAGTATTTATCTCGATGTATTTTGGACAGGAATCCGGATCTGATTGCGGCATGTGTGATAATTGTTTGGCCAAAAAATTAGGCAAACCGGATAAGCAACTTTACTTAAAATGGAAACAGCTTATTCTTGATGAATTAAACACAAAGCCTTCCATGACCTATCGCGAAATCTTGCATTTATTTCCAATCAATAAAAAATCATGGGTTGAGTCGATTGTACAAGACATGATCCTCGAGCAAGATCTCATACGACAACATGAATTAATCCGTTTAAATCCAAATAGGAATCCTCCGGCATGA